One window from the genome of Natronomonas pharaonis DSM 2160 encodes:
- a CDS encoding DUF5812 family protein, protein MNAQEGCFLVTHAEEASAVLKDVDRGQVHTLADNPGVEVRDVIEGTVAPEPPMEVAYQLVDIETRRQLSIEESPEPPTQQERAMAAEQPTGEMATEERAGTGEIHVLSVPEDQTEPAVEDVLDDEATLVRAAKLGVERVEIRSEPGVVSVRYLP, encoded by the coding sequence ATGAACGCCCAGGAAGGCTGTTTTTTAGTCACGCACGCTGAGGAAGCGTCGGCGGTGCTGAAAGACGTCGACCGCGGACAGGTCCACACCCTGGCCGACAACCCCGGCGTCGAGGTCCGAGACGTCATCGAGGGGACGGTCGCCCCCGAGCCGCCGATGGAAGTGGCCTACCAGCTTGTCGACATCGAGACGCGCCGGCAACTCTCCATCGAGGAAAGCCCGGAACCGCCGACCCAACAGGAGCGGGCGATGGCCGCCGAGCAGCCGACCGGCGAGATGGCGACCGAAGAACGCGCCGGCACCGGCGAGATACACGTCCTTTCGGTTCCGGAAGACCAAACCGAGCCGGCCGTTGAGGATGTTCTCGACGACGAAGCGACGCTGGTCCGGGCCGCGAAGCTGGGCGTCGAACGCGTCGAAATCCGCAGCGAACCCGGTGTCGTCAGTGTCCGGTATCTCCCCTGA
- a CDS encoding phosphoribosylaminoimidazolesuccinocarboxamide synthase has product MTSVKEFRIEEPATETDLGAGAFVFTDDYSVFDWGKMPDSIPNKGASLCAMGAANFERLEAEGIPTHYRGVVSGGEVVALSEAVSPPREMAIELTQVPDLPHDGREYDYEAFHADAGENYLIPLEIVFRNTVPVGSSLRSRADPEAFGLDYEEWPDEPVDLPEPVVEFSTKFEESDRYLSRSNADYIAGKADIDDLESVARDVNTIVTETAAEAGLKHEDGKIECLYFDGEIRVADVVGTFDENRFSHDGQQLSKEVVRQYHKRTQSEWVEAVGEAKERAKAEDVADWRELCETEPEPLDDHVIDAVRDMYTAGTNAYIDRELFSAPPLSEAVETVRKL; this is encoded by the coding sequence ATGACCAGCGTCAAGGAGTTCCGCATCGAGGAGCCGGCAACGGAAACGGACCTCGGTGCCGGAGCGTTCGTCTTCACCGATGACTACTCGGTGTTCGACTGGGGGAAGATGCCCGACTCGATACCCAACAAGGGTGCGTCGCTGTGTGCGATGGGCGCGGCGAACTTCGAGCGGCTGGAGGCCGAAGGCATCCCGACCCACTACCGCGGCGTCGTCAGCGGCGGCGAGGTTGTCGCACTGTCGGAGGCGGTCTCACCACCCCGGGAAATGGCGATCGAACTCACGCAGGTCCCCGACCTGCCGCACGACGGCCGCGAGTACGACTACGAGGCGTTCCACGCCGACGCCGGAGAGAACTACCTGATTCCGCTCGAAATCGTCTTCCGAAACACGGTCCCAGTCGGCTCGTCGCTGCGCTCGCGGGCCGACCCCGAAGCGTTCGGCCTCGACTACGAGGAGTGGCCCGACGAGCCGGTCGATTTGCCGGAGCCAGTCGTGGAGTTTTCGACGAAGTTCGAGGAGTCCGACCGGTATCTCTCGCGGTCGAACGCCGACTACATCGCCGGCAAGGCCGACATTGACGACCTCGAATCGGTAGCCCGCGATGTCAACACCATCGTCACCGAGACGGCTGCCGAAGCCGGATTGAAACACGAGGACGGCAAAATCGAGTGCCTGTATTTCGACGGCGAAATCCGGGTCGCCGACGTGGTCGGCACCTTCGACGAGAACCGCTTTTCCCACGACGGCCAACAGCTCTCCAAGGAGGTCGTCCGCCAGTACCACAAGCGGACCCAGTCCGAGTGGGTCGAGGCGGTCGGCGAGGCCAAAGAGCGGGCAAAGGCCGAAGACGTCGCCGACTGGCGGGAGCTCTGTGAGACGGAGCCGGAGCCGCTCGACGACCACGTTATCGATGCCGTTCGGGACATGTACACCGCCGGCACGAACGCCTACATCGACCGGGAGCTGTTCAGCGCGCCGCCGCTTTCAGAGGCCGTCGAAACGGTCAGGAAACTGTAG
- a CDS encoding iron ABC transporter substrate-binding protein — protein sequence MSQQRQTDGNDGRFTGRRAFIVGAAATGVAAFAGCTDNGNGDGNGTGNGTGNGTGNGDGNGGADSVAGASPLGQPVEPAGVSWDDLGDLEGEITVYSGRTPDQIDLVFEQLENEYSGLTINRDYDDNDAQVNQLMQEGEATPADVFYSQDPGALQAVADNGLTQVLPEDVIDTVPGSYRHPDGHWTGVSGRVRSVLYNSDRLDETPFDSWDELPDDIFSYAEDPRFEGIIATRPNSGTFRGFIQSMVELEGEETTRQWVSDFMDQDPQLFTSGSSHAEAINRGGDDDPIIGLGNSYYGARIVNENPDAPLRVAFTQDDPGALFSVAGVAATANVDDPELVAEFVRHLVAVEGQEFMMEDNGEFPVIDGVDYVGPLPGPDELNSPTFDLSEFDMELQGARELLEDEGMLPV from the coding sequence ATGAGTCAGCAGCGACAGACTGACGGTAACGACGGTCGGTTCACCGGGCGGCGAGCATTCATTGTAGGCGCAGCGGCAACCGGTGTTGCCGCATTCGCCGGATGTACTGACAACGGCAACGGTGACGGCAACGGCACCGGCAACGGCACCGGCAACGGCACCGGCAACGGCGACGGCAACGGGGGCGCTGACAGCGTCGCCGGTGCATCCCCGCTCGGCCAGCCGGTAGAACCCGCAGGCGTTTCGTGGGACGACCTCGGTGACCTTGAAGGCGAGATCACCGTCTATTCGGGGCGGACGCCCGACCAAATCGACCTTGTGTTCGAGCAACTCGAAAACGAGTACAGCGGGCTAACGATTAACCGCGACTACGACGACAACGACGCACAAGTCAACCAGTTGATGCAGGAAGGCGAGGCAACGCCGGCGGACGTGTTTTATTCACAAGACCCCGGCGCACTGCAGGCAGTCGCCGACAACGGTCTTACACAGGTGCTTCCGGAGGATGTCATCGACACCGTTCCGGGAAGCTACCGGCATCCCGACGGACACTGGACCGGCGTCAGTGGCCGCGTCCGGTCGGTTCTGTACAACAGTGACCGTCTCGACGAGACACCGTTCGACAGTTGGGACGAGCTTCCGGACGACATCTTCTCGTACGCCGAAGATCCACGGTTCGAAGGCATTATCGCAACACGTCCGAACTCGGGGACCTTCCGCGGGTTCATTCAGTCGATGGTCGAACTCGAAGGCGAAGAAACGACCCGCCAGTGGGTTAGCGACTTCATGGACCAGGACCCACAGCTATTCACGAGCGGCAGTAGCCACGCGGAGGCGATCAACCGCGGTGGGGACGACGATCCGATAATCGGGCTCGGAAACAGCTACTACGGGGCTCGCATCGTCAACGAAAACCCCGACGCGCCGCTCCGCGTTGCGTTCACACAGGATGACCCGGGCGCTCTGTTCAGCGTGGCCGGTGTTGCTGCGACGGCCAACGTTGATGACCCCGAACTCGTCGCTGAGTTCGTGCGCCACCTGGTCGCCGTCGAGGGCCAGGAGTTCATGATGGAGGACAACGGCGAGTTCCCTGTCATCGACGGTGTCGACTACGTCGGTCCGCTGCCCGGCCCCGACGAACTCAACTCGCCGACGTTTGACCTCTCAGAGTTCGATATGGAGCTTCAGGGCGCGCGCGAGCTCCTCGAAGACGAAGGGATGCTTCCGGTCTAA
- a CDS encoding ABC transporter permease: MTEQRQSDESPPSGSIKERIDPWMVGLALLSAILAALVVSPMLWLVWQATTVELGRAYDLMFSLRTAEITLNSIVLMVSVTGFSILLGVPLAVLTVRTDLPYPRFWTVVAALPLVIPSYIGAIAFVSMFGSGGEIDSLFGMTIPRIDGLWGAVFIITLYTYPYVFLTTRAALVSMDSRLVDAARTLNHGPVKAFRDVTLPNIRPGIAAGALLAGLYAISDFGTPAFMQARVFTSRIYGEFSGFQVEYAALLALQLVSIVAIVLVIEAGIGRDEDASGGGGSGATIMLGHWKWPAMGFVSLLGVLTLVIPVAIFTTWVFRSEGDRIPALEFQTEVAFNSVYLALLAALVACLFALPVAYYSGRTSSFVSRVLERATYIGFAVPGVVIGLALVFLGTRTLPSLYREGVWLLVFGYVIRFLPQAVGTVRSSVLQVDDETIEAARTLNAGRLETFRRVTLPMIAPGVVAGAVLVFLTTMKELPMTLMLQPIGMDTLVIKVWQAHEALAYRYAAVPALLLILISGVTMIVLLRQEGYEVT, translated from the coding sequence ATGACGGAACAACGCCAGTCGGACGAATCACCACCAAGCGGTTCGATTAAGGAGCGCATCGACCCTTGGATGGTCGGCCTCGCGTTGCTTAGCGCCATCCTCGCCGCACTTGTCGTCTCACCGATGCTCTGGCTGGTCTGGCAGGCCACAACGGTCGAGCTTGGACGGGCATACGACCTGATGTTCTCTCTCCGGACCGCAGAGATTACCCTCAACAGCATCGTGTTGATGGTGTCGGTCACCGGCTTTTCAATACTGCTCGGCGTTCCGCTTGCAGTGCTGACAGTCCGAACTGACCTCCCGTACCCGCGGTTCTGGACAGTCGTCGCCGCGCTGCCGCTCGTCATCCCGAGCTACATCGGTGCGATTGCGTTTGTCTCGATGTTCGGTTCTGGGGGCGAGATTGATTCTCTGTTCGGCATGACGATTCCGCGAATCGACGGGCTATGGGGGGCTGTTTTCATCATCACCCTCTACACGTATCCGTACGTCTTTCTGACGACGCGGGCCGCGCTGGTCTCGATGGACAGTCGACTCGTAGACGCCGCCCGGACGCTCAATCATGGCCCCGTCAAAGCGTTCCGCGACGTGACACTGCCGAACATCAGACCCGGTATCGCGGCCGGGGCGCTACTGGCAGGGCTGTATGCGATTTCTGACTTCGGAACGCCCGCGTTCATGCAGGCTCGTGTGTTCACAAGCCGGATATACGGGGAGTTCAGCGGGTTTCAAGTCGAGTACGCCGCGTTGCTCGCGCTGCAGCTAGTCTCTATCGTCGCCATCGTGCTCGTTATTGAGGCCGGCATCGGCCGGGACGAAGACGCCAGCGGCGGGGGCGGAAGCGGGGCGACTATCATGCTCGGCCACTGGAAGTGGCCGGCGATGGGCTTCGTCTCGTTGCTCGGCGTGCTTACACTTGTCATCCCGGTTGCAATCTTTACTACCTGGGTGTTCCGAAGCGAAGGAGACCGGATCCCGGCCCTCGAATTCCAGACCGAGGTAGCGTTCAACTCGGTCTATCTTGCGCTACTCGCCGCACTCGTTGCGTGTCTGTTCGCTCTGCCGGTCGCGTATTATTCGGGCCGGACGAGCTCCTTCGTTTCACGAGTCCTCGAACGTGCTACGTACATCGGTTTCGCGGTCCCCGGTGTCGTCATCGGTCTGGCATTGGTGTTCCTCGGCACGCGAACGCTGCCGTCGTTGTACCGGGAGGGGGTGTGGCTGCTCGTGTTCGGCTACGTCATTCGATTCCTCCCGCAGGCGGTCGGCACCGTCCGGTCGTCGGTCCTCCAAGTCGACGACGAGACTATCGAAGCCGCACGGACGCTCAACGCCGGACGGTTGGAGACGTTCCGCCGCGTGACGCTTCCGATGATAGCCCCAGGTGTCGTCGCCGGGGCCGTCCTTGTCTTCCTCACGACGATGAAGGAGCTGCCGATGACGCTGATGCTCCAACCAATCGGCATGGACACACTCGTTATCAAGGTGTGGCAGGCACACGAAGCACTCGCATATCGGTACGCCGCTGTTCCGGCGCTACTTCTCATCCTCATTTCGGGCGTGACAATGATTGTCCTGCTCCGGCAGGAAGGCTACGAGGTTACCTGA
- a CDS encoding formyltetrahydrofolate deformylase: MAAVTREYTEITVVGDDDTGLIARVTTLLFERDINIEDLDQAVREGIFRMTMSVDTAGMSCTESELRTALSELGDELGVDIQVRFPADRETRTIAVLVTKESHCLEALFEAWADGELGADISVIIGNHDDLEPLADHYGVDFYNIGDEKGTPDEERLLELLDDYDTDLIVLARYMRILSPNVVFRYEDRIINIHPSLLPAFPGAEAYRQAREEGVRIAGVTAHYVTTDLDQGPIITQRAFNAPAGASTEELERRGQPLEAEALLEAVQLHLDNATHVYHGRTELRDDVDTDDYQLGLPESFDEMVPDRPVDGLGEAVSGDD, translated from the coding sequence GTGGCGGCCGTGACCCGAGAGTACACCGAAATTACGGTCGTCGGCGACGACGACACCGGTCTCATCGCCCGCGTGACGACGCTGCTCTTCGAGCGTGACATCAATATCGAGGACCTCGACCAGGCCGTCCGGGAAGGAATCTTCCGGATGACGATGTCCGTCGACACCGCAGGGATGTCCTGTACGGAGTCGGAGCTTCGGACGGCGCTTTCGGAACTGGGCGACGAACTCGGTGTCGACATTCAGGTGCGGTTCCCGGCCGACCGCGAGACACGGACCATCGCTGTTCTCGTGACAAAGGAGTCCCACTGTCTGGAGGCGCTCTTCGAGGCGTGGGCCGACGGCGAACTCGGCGCGGACATCAGCGTCATCATCGGCAATCACGACGACCTCGAACCGCTTGCCGACCACTACGGCGTCGACTTCTATAATATCGGCGACGAGAAGGGCACCCCCGACGAGGAGCGACTCCTCGAACTCCTCGACGACTACGACACCGACCTCATCGTCCTCGCGCGGTATATGCGGATTCTCAGCCCGAACGTCGTCTTCCGGTATGAGGACCGCATCATCAACATCCACCCGAGCCTGCTCCCGGCGTTCCCCGGTGCGGAGGCCTATCGGCAGGCCCGCGAGGAAGGCGTCCGCATCGCTGGCGTCACCGCCCACTACGTGACGACGGACCTCGACCAAGGACCGATAATCACCCAACGGGCGTTCAACGCACCCGCGGGCGCAAGTACCGAAGAGCTCGAACGCCGCGGCCAGCCGCTGGAGGCTGAGGCACTCTTGGAGGCCGTCCAACTCCACCTCGACAACGCGACCCACGTCTACCACGGCCGTACGGAACTGAGAGACGATGTCGACACCGACGACTACCAACTCGGGCTGCCGGAGTCCTTCGACGAGATGGTACCCGACCGTCCGGTCGACGGCCTCGGCGAGGCGGTCTCGGGCGACGACTGA
- the purS gene encoding phosphoribosylformylglycinamidine synthase subunit PurS yields the protein MTAYTATVTVRLKRGVLDPEAETTQQALERLGFELEDLRSSDRFEVDLDADDAESARERATEMAERLLANPTIHDYDVDVAEA from the coding sequence ATGACCGCCTACACCGCGACCGTCACCGTCCGGCTGAAGCGGGGCGTCCTCGACCCCGAGGCCGAAACGACACAGCAGGCCCTCGAACGGCTCGGGTTCGAACTCGAAGACCTCCGGTCCTCGGACCGCTTCGAAGTCGACCTCGACGCCGACGACGCCGAAAGCGCCCGCGAGCGGGCCACTGAGATGGCCGAGCGCTTGCTGGCGAACCCGACTATCCACGACTACGACGTCGACGTCGCCGAAGCCTAA
- the purQ gene encoding phosphoribosylformylglycinamidine synthase I encodes MTVAIIRFGGSNCDRDAERALAHLDIDAEIVWHEDGLPEETTGVMIPGGFSYGDYLRAGAMAARAPIMDDVREQAEAGVPVLGVCNGAQIGSEGDLTPGAFTTNRSARFQCEPVYLRVENAETPWTEAYEDGEVIEVPIAHGEGRFEIADDELETLVDEDRVIFRYCDADGNVTDAANPNGSKDNVAGVLGEHESVAVLMPHPERASLPDIGPTDGQGVLEGFR; translated from the coding sequence GTGACCGTCGCTATCATTCGCTTCGGCGGCTCTAACTGCGACCGCGACGCCGAGCGAGCGCTCGCACATCTCGACATCGACGCCGAAATCGTCTGGCACGAGGACGGCCTCCCCGAGGAGACGACAGGCGTGATGATTCCCGGCGGCTTCTCCTACGGCGACTACCTCCGAGCCGGCGCGATGGCCGCCCGTGCGCCCATCATGGACGACGTCCGCGAGCAAGCCGAGGCGGGCGTGCCGGTCCTCGGCGTCTGCAACGGCGCACAAATCGGCTCTGAGGGCGACCTCACTCCCGGCGCGTTCACGACGAACCGCAGCGCCCGCTTCCAGTGTGAGCCGGTGTATCTACGCGTCGAGAACGCCGAGACGCCATGGACTGAGGCCTACGAGGACGGCGAGGTCATCGAGGTACCAATCGCCCACGGCGAAGGGCGGTTCGAAATTGCCGACGACGAACTCGAAACGCTCGTCGACGAGGACCGAGTCATCTTCCGCTATTGTGACGCCGACGGCAATGTCACCGACGCGGCAAACCCCAACGGCTCGAAGGACAACGTCGCCGGCGTCCTCGGCGAACACGAAAGCGTCGCGGTGCTGATGCCCCACCCCGAGCGGGCGTCGCTGCCGGATATCGGTCCGACGGACGGACAGGGCGTACTCGAAGGGTTCCGCTGA